A genomic stretch from Acidobacteriota bacterium includes:
- a CDS encoding cell division protein ZapA: MSANTRVVTVEIGGQRYPIRSTLDAAYVAELAAYVDEKLALAARESSTGDTLKVAVLAALNIADELFRARSAEGTVNTHWCRKAEELERLVDDVIGVARSAS, translated from the coding sequence GTGAGTGCCAACACTCGCGTCGTGACGGTCGAAATCGGGGGACAGCGCTACCCGATTCGCAGCACGCTCGATGCGGCGTACGTGGCGGAGCTGGCCGCGTACGTCGACGAGAAGCTCGCGCTCGCCGCGCGCGAGTCGTCCACGGGCGACACGCTGAAAGTGGCGGTGCTCGCGGCACTCAACATCGCCGACGAGCTGTTTCGCGCGCGGTCGGCCGAGGGCACCGTCAACACGCATTGGTGCCGCAAGGCCGAGGAATTGGAGCGCCTGGTCGACGACGTCATCGGCGTGGCGCGGTCGGCATCCTGA